The Microbacterium horticulturae genome has a window encoding:
- a CDS encoding M20 metallopeptidase family protein, producing the protein MDDIFDADSRMLTDRLVAVRRELHAQPEVGLDLPATQKVILRELAGLGMEIMTGRSLSSVTAVLRGARPGPAVLLRADMDALPIAERSEVPYASHNGAMHACGHDLHMAGLLGAARLLATRRDELAGTVVFAFQPGEEGFAGGRMMIEEGLVTASGTRPVAAYATHVDCETPRGRLITRPGPMMASASGMKMSVRGTGGHAARPHQAVDPVPVAAEIILAVQTFAARRIAATDPAVISITRLHSDAEAGNVLAGTVDLEANIRTLSPTALETVRTDLPALVTAIAEAHGCRVDVQFIDSYPVTVNDPSETEWVLSLLDERPEDVVRLAEPSMASEDFAYILEEIPGTLVFFGVEPEGGSAPLHSDRARFDDTLLATQAAIMAQLAWRRLERTADS; encoded by the coding sequence ATGGATGACATCTTCGACGCGGACTCCCGCATGCTAACGGATCGCCTCGTCGCGGTGCGCCGGGAGTTGCACGCGCAGCCGGAGGTCGGGCTGGATCTGCCCGCGACGCAGAAGGTCATCCTTCGCGAACTCGCCGGGCTTGGCATGGAGATCATGACCGGGCGATCACTGTCGTCGGTGACCGCCGTGCTGCGTGGCGCCCGCCCCGGGCCGGCAGTGCTGCTGCGGGCCGACATGGACGCGTTGCCGATCGCGGAGCGGTCCGAAGTGCCCTACGCGTCGCACAACGGCGCCATGCACGCGTGCGGGCACGATCTGCACATGGCGGGGCTGCTCGGAGCAGCACGGCTGCTCGCCACCCGCCGCGACGAGCTTGCCGGCACCGTGGTGTTCGCCTTCCAGCCCGGAGAAGAAGGCTTCGCCGGAGGACGCATGATGATCGAAGAGGGCCTGGTAACCGCATCCGGCACCCGTCCGGTGGCCGCATACGCGACGCACGTGGACTGCGAGACGCCACGTGGTCGGCTCATCACGCGGCCCGGACCGATGATGGCCAGCGCGAGCGGAATGAAGATGAGCGTGCGCGGAACGGGCGGGCACGCCGCGCGTCCTCACCAGGCTGTCGATCCCGTCCCGGTCGCCGCGGAGATCATCCTCGCCGTCCAGACCTTCGCCGCGCGGCGGATCGCCGCGACCGATCCTGCCGTGATCTCCATCACGCGGTTGCACTCCGATGCCGAGGCGGGCAACGTCCTGGCAGGAACTGTCGACCTCGAGGCGAACATCCGCACGCTGTCTCCGACCGCGCTGGAAACCGTCCGCACCGACTTGCCCGCACTGGTCACGGCGATAGCCGAAGCGCACGGGTGCCGCGTCGACGTCCAGTTCATCGACTCCTACCCGGTCACGGTCAATGATCCCAGCGAGACGGAATGGGTGCTGAGCCTGCTCGATGAACGGCCGGAAGACGTCGTGCGGCTGGCCGAGCCCTCGATGGCGTCGGAGGATTTCGCCTACATTCTCGAGGAGATCCCGGGGACTCTTGTTTTCTTCGGTGTGGAGCCCGAAGGCGGGTCCGCGCCGTTGCACTCCGACCGCGCGCGGTTCGATGACACTCTGCTGGCAACCCAGGCGGCGATCATGGCGCAGCTGGCGTGGCGACGGCTGGAGCGGACTGCGGACAGCTGA
- a CDS encoding class I SAM-dependent methyltransferase — protein sequence MTDAAASTPRSSGIPLGDRPADAVPAHWLLARVGKKVLRPGGVKLTKRLVGMLPLGGSDVVELAPGLGLTARMLLDGHPASYIGVEDDASAAALAADAIGERGRVIVGDAKSTGLPDASCDVVLTEAMLTMHTNAHRGEILDEVARILRPGGCYAVHELALVPDDITPAQADDVRLSLVRSQKVNTRPQTTPEWRALFAAHGFDVQRLEHAPMRLLHLRRLVADEGVRGTLRIARNVLRDADVRRRMLTMRAAFKRNEDHIAAIAIVAVRREERA from the coding sequence ATGACCGATGCCGCGGCATCCACCCCTCGCTCGTCCGGGATCCCACTCGGCGATCGCCCCGCCGACGCCGTGCCCGCGCACTGGCTGCTGGCCAGGGTCGGCAAGAAGGTGCTGCGCCCGGGCGGAGTGAAGCTGACGAAGCGATTGGTCGGGATGCTGCCGCTGGGCGGCTCCGACGTCGTCGAGCTCGCCCCGGGTCTGGGGTTGACGGCGCGGATGCTGCTGGATGGGCATCCCGCGTCGTACATCGGCGTGGAAGACGACGCGTCGGCCGCGGCTCTCGCCGCCGACGCTATCGGCGAGCGCGGGCGCGTCATCGTCGGTGATGCGAAGAGCACCGGCTTGCCCGACGCTTCATGCGACGTCGTGCTGACCGAGGCGATGCTCACGATGCACACCAACGCGCACCGAGGGGAGATCCTCGATGAAGTCGCGCGCATCCTGCGGCCGGGTGGCTGCTATGCGGTGCACGAGCTCGCCCTGGTGCCCGACGACATCACCCCAGCCCAGGCTGACGACGTGCGGCTCTCGCTGGTGCGTTCGCAGAAGGTCAATACCCGCCCGCAGACCACACCCGAGTGGCGCGCTCTGTTCGCCGCGCATGGATTCGACGTCCAGCGACTCGAACATGCGCCGATGCGCCTGCTGCACCTGCGACGCCTGGTCGCCGACGAGGGGGTACGCGGCACGCTGCGCATCGCGCGGAACGTGTTGCGTGACGCCGACGTCCGCCGGCGCATGCTGACGATGCGCGCGGCATTCAAGCGCAACGAAGACCACATCGCCGCCATCGCGATCGTGGCCGTCCGGCGAGAGGAGAGAGCATGA
- a CDS encoding DUF2249 domain-containing protein — protein sequence MTDSQEQIVDARVRGEMSCADMAMGAFDALTDQASFVLVANHDPRGIHYMLQAERPGTSGWEDLESGPELWRARITRTATA from the coding sequence ATGACCGATTCTCAGGAGCAGATCGTCGACGCCCGGGTGCGCGGCGAGATGAGCTGCGCCGACATGGCGATGGGCGCGTTCGACGCGTTGACAGACCAGGCGAGCTTCGTGCTCGTGGCCAATCACGACCCGCGCGGCATCCACTACATGCTGCAGGCCGAACGCCCCGGCACCTCCGGCTGGGAAGACCTCGAGTCGGGCCCCGAGCTCTGGCGGGCACGCATCACGCGCACTGCTACTGCCTGA
- a CDS encoding cyclase family protein: MNEAGLPSNWGRWGAEDEIGTLNLIDDAARARAAAEVREGTSVSLARATAPAPLTTGLTPVGSPATVPAAVMQVVNFNGIRPTAVTDSLLVNTHNAALTHLDALCHIPAGDKVYPGVPLEQAITPTGVRHGSADHAGKGIVTRGVLLDLAPRRGSIPADHRVSGADLDAALDRAGTSVHPGDAIVVRAGWDVNQPMGRPVPGLDLSAVAWLDEHGAALYVGDIGDARPPVFPLPMHQVALARLGLPLIDAACLDELADLCSARQRWSFMLVVAPPRITGTAGLAVNPIAVF, from the coding sequence GTGAACGAGGCCGGTCTGCCGAGCAACTGGGGGCGTTGGGGTGCCGAAGACGAGATCGGCACGCTCAATCTGATCGACGACGCCGCACGAGCTCGGGCTGCGGCCGAGGTCCGCGAGGGCACCTCGGTGAGTCTCGCACGGGCGACCGCGCCCGCGCCGCTGACGACCGGTCTCACGCCCGTCGGAAGCCCCGCGACGGTACCCGCCGCGGTCATGCAGGTCGTCAACTTCAACGGCATCCGCCCCACAGCCGTGACCGATTCACTGCTCGTCAACACCCACAACGCCGCTCTGACGCATCTCGATGCGCTCTGCCACATTCCTGCCGGAGACAAGGTCTACCCGGGTGTTCCGCTCGAACAGGCGATCACCCCCACGGGCGTCCGTCATGGCTCCGCCGACCACGCCGGCAAGGGCATCGTCACCCGGGGAGTGCTTCTCGACCTGGCGCCTCGGCGTGGCAGCATCCCCGCCGATCACCGGGTCAGTGGAGCGGATCTGGATGCCGCGCTCGACCGCGCCGGCACCTCGGTGCACCCGGGCGATGCGATCGTGGTGCGCGCCGGCTGGGACGTGAACCAGCCGATGGGGCGGCCGGTTCCCGGCCTCGACCTGAGCGCCGTCGCCTGGCTCGACGAGCACGGCGCGGCGCTTTACGTCGGCGACATCGGCGACGCGCGACCCCCGGTCTTCCCCCTGCCGATGCATCAGGTCGCGCTGGCGCGGCTGGGGCTTCCGCTGATCGACGCCGCCTGCCTTGATGAGCTCGCCGACCTGTGCTCAGCACGGCAACGATGGAGCTTCATGCTCGTCGTGGCGCCGCCGCGCATCACCGGCACCGCGGGCCTCGCGGTCAATCCGATCGCGGTGTTCTGA
- a CDS encoding FAD-dependent monooxygenase, producing the protein MTTFDEDVLVVGAGPVGLMAASLLARSGVKVRLVDAAAGPATTSRALGAHARSLEIYDQLGLLGEIAPHGTRVNAFIRHQGGPANRVDFRFDGLPTRFPFMFNIDQVIIERVLRADAAAADVAVEWSTRLESFEQDDEGVTAVLCGDGDSGGGVRETVRTQYLWGCDGGHSTIRKSLGLRLEGEPAHTWLIADAIVHTDLDRDGVHWLFPGDGALMLFPFPEPGKWRLLDTKGEGDPDRPDQIARQFSEKLSRALGDQTIVERPSWTSKFTIQQRAVPAMHVGRCFVSGDAAHVHSPASGQGLNTGIQDAYNLAWKLAMVIRGDADPELLSTYDAERVPIGRALLSSTSEVMENAMVPADGDDVDVRETDRDFARQLIRNMSGLTIGYPDSPLTVPAGGTAQGPRPGERLTQVSAEDAQSPGWTMLRAALRNPGWHLLVFAGGGIDAVNAAMPAWVDEVTISRRQDAAVRDLDGCVHETLAARAGDWILLRPDGYVSARGTGEEQLRAAVEVLAGVHGQTRTGLRTRTVDA; encoded by the coding sequence ATGACGACTTTCGATGAGGATGTCCTCGTGGTGGGGGCCGGTCCGGTCGGTCTGATGGCCGCGTCGCTCCTGGCCCGGTCGGGGGTGAAGGTTCGGCTGGTGGATGCCGCAGCCGGCCCCGCGACGACGAGTCGAGCACTGGGCGCGCACGCCCGCAGTCTCGAGATCTACGACCAGCTCGGGCTGCTCGGCGAAATCGCTCCCCACGGAACGCGGGTCAACGCGTTCATACGCCACCAGGGTGGTCCCGCGAATCGGGTCGATTTCCGTTTCGACGGGTTGCCGACGCGATTCCCGTTCATGTTCAACATCGATCAGGTCATCATCGAGCGCGTGCTTCGAGCGGACGCCGCGGCAGCCGATGTCGCCGTGGAATGGAGCACGAGACTGGAGTCGTTCGAGCAAGACGACGAGGGCGTCACGGCCGTGCTGTGTGGGGACGGCGACTCGGGCGGTGGCGTGCGTGAGACGGTGCGCACGCAATACCTGTGGGGCTGCGACGGCGGACACTCGACCATTCGCAAGTCGCTCGGGCTGCGGTTGGAGGGCGAACCTGCCCACACCTGGCTGATCGCCGACGCCATAGTGCACACCGACCTCGACCGCGACGGCGTGCACTGGCTGTTCCCCGGTGACGGCGCGCTCATGCTGTTCCCCTTCCCCGAACCGGGCAAGTGGCGGCTGCTGGACACCAAGGGCGAGGGCGATCCTGACCGCCCCGACCAGATCGCCCGGCAATTCTCCGAGAAGCTCTCTCGGGCGTTGGGAGACCAGACCATCGTCGAGCGTCCCAGCTGGACATCGAAGTTCACCATCCAGCAGCGGGCCGTACCGGCGATGCACGTCGGACGCTGCTTCGTCTCCGGCGACGCGGCGCACGTGCACTCCCCGGCATCCGGACAGGGCCTGAACACCGGCATCCAAGACGCGTACAACCTGGCCTGGAAACTCGCCATGGTCATCCGGGGTGACGCCGATCCCGAGTTGCTCAGCACCTACGACGCCGAACGCGTACCCATCGGCCGCGCTCTGCTCTCCTCGACGAGCGAGGTCATGGAGAACGCCATGGTGCCCGCGGACGGTGATGACGTCGACGTGCGCGAGACGGATCGCGATTTCGCGCGTCAGCTGATCCGCAACATGTCGGGCCTGACGATCGGCTACCCCGACAGCCCGCTCACCGTGCCGGCCGGCGGAACCGCCCAAGGGCCTCGACCCGGCGAGCGGCTCACTCAGGTCTCTGCTGAAGACGCCCAATCGCCCGGCTGGACGATGTTGCGCGCGGCGCTGCGGAACCCGGGCTGGCACCTTCTCGTCTTCGCCGGCGGTGGGATCGACGCGGTCAACGCCGCGATGCCCGCGTGGGTGGACGAGGTGACGATCAGCCGCCGCCAGGATGCGGCGGTGCGGGACCTCGACGGCTGCGTCCACGAGACCCTTGCTGCCCGGGCCGGCGACTGGATCCTCCTACGGCCCGACGGATACGTCAGCGCCCGCGGCACCGGTGAGGAGCAGCTGCGCGCCGCCGTCGAGGTGCTGGCAGGTGTGCACGGCCAGACGCGGACGGGCCTGCGTACCAGAACGGTGGACGCGTGA
- a CDS encoding MarR family winged helix-turn-helix transcriptional regulator, with the protein MSAELQPDADLPLLALLHRAARWFGDEFLARLAAAGVDPITPAHATVLSHLDADTALSISELARRADVTRQTMHRSVTQLIDEGLLRSAPGPGFPRSTLVSLTSAGVRRRHVALGILHDLEDELGGRLGTETVTELRSTLSQVQPG; encoded by the coding sequence ATGAGCGCTGAGTTGCAGCCCGACGCCGACCTGCCCCTGCTTGCGCTTCTGCACCGAGCGGCACGCTGGTTCGGCGACGAGTTCCTGGCGCGGTTGGCGGCAGCCGGCGTCGACCCGATCACACCGGCCCACGCGACCGTGCTCAGTCATCTCGACGCAGACACGGCGCTGAGCATCTCTGAGCTGGCGCGCAGGGCGGATGTGACGCGGCAGACCATGCACCGTTCCGTCACCCAGCTCATCGATGAGGGTCTGCTGCGCAGCGCGCCGGGTCCGGGCTTCCCGCGCAGCACCCTGGTCAGCCTGACCAGTGCCGGCGTCCGGCGCCGGCACGTCGCCCTCGGGATTCTCCACGACCTCGAGGACGAATTGGGCGGGCGGCTCGGAACGGAGACGGTGACCGAATTGCGCAGCACCCTCAGCCAGGTGCAGCCCGGCTGA
- a CDS encoding YdcF family protein translates to MRAYAGLVRARLIAIPLGVLGGVLAWGEYLNWRASRRELGPGVPHPRSEAVVVLGFGNKGRRANLVNRYRVRAGIRSLDGPDAVLVVCGGAVEGDDPEADVMARYARDARGYAGRLLRERASGTTEENIRNAIPMIENADVIKVVSDPLHALRGRTYLRMLRPDLAARLVRGREYRFGELTWLKPFAAVAGMIGLRRVRREAAE, encoded by the coding sequence ATGCGCGCCTACGCTGGTCTCGTGCGCGCCCGACTGATCGCGATCCCGCTGGGGGTGCTCGGCGGCGTGCTCGCCTGGGGCGAGTACCTGAACTGGCGGGCGAGTCGGCGCGAACTCGGGCCGGGTGTGCCGCACCCGCGCAGCGAAGCGGTCGTCGTGCTCGGCTTCGGCAACAAGGGGCGCCGCGCGAACCTCGTCAATCGGTATCGCGTGCGTGCCGGCATCCGGTCACTCGATGGGCCAGATGCCGTGCTCGTCGTCTGCGGAGGAGCGGTCGAGGGCGACGACCCCGAGGCCGACGTCATGGCACGCTACGCGCGCGACGCTCGGGGCTACGCCGGCCGGCTGCTGCGCGAGCGGGCGAGCGGGACGACCGAAGAGAACATCCGCAACGCGATCCCGATGATCGAGAACGCCGATGTCATCAAGGTCGTGTCCGACCCGCTGCACGCGCTGAGGGGGCGGACGTACCTCAGGATGCTGCGTCCCGACCTCGCCGCACGACTCGTGCGCGGTCGCGAGTACCGCTTCGGCGAGCTGACCTGGCTGAAGCCGTTCGCCGCCGTCGCGGGGATGATCGGGCTGCGCCGGGTGCGGCGCGAAGCGGCCGAATGA
- the ilvD gene encoding dihydroxy-acid dehydratase: MPVLRSRTVTHGRNMAGARALMRASGVDAGDFGKPIIAVANSFTEFVPGHTHLQPVGRIVCEAIKQAGGIAREFNTIAVDDGIAMGHSGMLYSLPSRDLIADSVEYMTNAHQADALVCISNCDKITPGMLLAALRLNIPTVFVSGGPMESGRAVLQDGTVRTLDLVDAISEAVNESISDADILRIEESACPTCGSCSGMFTANSMNCLTEAMGLALPGNGSVLATHTARRALYERAGSVVVDIAHRYYDDDDDSVLPRNIATPEAFDNAMALDIAMGGSTNTILHLLAAAHEAGVAYGLDEIDAVSRRVPCLAKVAPNVAGDRTYYMEDVHRAGGIPAILGELRRGGLLHENVHAVHAPSLGEWLDAWDIRGGAVSEEARDVWFAAPGGKRSSTAFSQSERWLALDEDAAGGCIRDVEHAYSADGGLGVLRGNIAVDGAVVKTAGVDPSIWTFSGPAVVCESQEEAVEKILNKQVGEGDVVVIRYEGPKGGPGMQEMLYPTSFLKGRGLGKKCALITDGRFSGGTSGLSIGHVSPEAASGGVIALVEDGDTVSIDIPSRSLVLEVPDEVLADRRRALLAAGGYRPRTRVREVSAALRAYAVMAQSADKGAVRDVDAVERAMARVAADDALVEDVANA; the protein is encoded by the coding sequence ATGCCCGTACTCCGCTCCCGCACTGTCACCCATGGCCGCAACATGGCCGGCGCCCGCGCGCTCATGCGCGCCTCGGGCGTCGACGCCGGCGATTTCGGCAAGCCGATCATCGCTGTGGCCAACAGCTTCACCGAGTTCGTCCCCGGTCACACGCACCTGCAGCCGGTCGGCCGCATCGTGTGCGAGGCCATCAAGCAGGCCGGCGGCATCGCCCGCGAGTTCAACACGATCGCCGTCGACGACGGCATCGCGATGGGGCACTCGGGCATGCTCTACTCGCTGCCCAGCCGTGACCTCATCGCAGACTCGGTCGAGTACATGACGAACGCGCACCAGGCCGATGCGCTCGTGTGCATCTCGAACTGCGACAAGATCACGCCCGGCATGCTGCTGGCGGCGTTGCGTCTGAACATCCCGACCGTGTTCGTCTCGGGCGGCCCGATGGAGTCGGGCCGTGCCGTGCTGCAGGACGGCACTGTGCGCACCCTCGACCTCGTCGACGCGATCAGCGAGGCCGTGAACGAGAGCATCTCGGATGCCGACATCCTGCGCATCGAAGAGTCGGCCTGCCCCACGTGCGGCTCGTGCTCGGGCATGTTCACCGCGAACTCGATGAACTGCCTCACCGAGGCCATGGGCCTCGCGCTGCCGGGCAACGGGTCGGTGCTGGCCACACACACCGCCCGTCGCGCGCTGTATGAGCGGGCCGGTTCCGTGGTCGTCGACATCGCGCACAGGTACTACGACGACGATGACGACTCGGTGCTGCCGCGCAACATCGCGACCCCCGAGGCGTTCGACAACGCCATGGCGCTCGACATCGCGATGGGTGGATCGACCAACACGATCCTGCACCTGCTCGCCGCGGCGCACGAGGCCGGCGTCGCCTACGGGCTCGACGAGATCGACGCCGTCTCGCGCCGGGTGCCGTGCCTGGCGAAGGTCGCGCCGAACGTCGCGGGCGATCGCACCTATTACATGGAGGATGTGCACCGGGCCGGCGGCATCCCGGCCATCCTCGGCGAGCTGCGCCGTGGCGGGCTGCTGCACGAGAACGTCCACGCGGTGCACGCGCCGTCGCTCGGCGAGTGGCTCGACGCGTGGGACATCCGCGGCGGCGCGGTCAGCGAGGAGGCGCGCGACGTGTGGTTCGCCGCTCCCGGCGGCAAGCGGTCGTCGACCGCGTTCAGCCAGTCGGAGCGGTGGCTGGCGCTGGATGAGGATGCCGCGGGCGGCTGCATCCGCGACGTCGAACACGCGTACTCCGCCGACGGCGGGCTCGGCGTGCTGCGCGGCAACATCGCCGTCGACGGCGCCGTCGTGAAGACCGCCGGCGTCGACCCGTCGATCTGGACGTTCTCTGGGCCTGCGGTCGTGTGCGAGTCGCAGGAAGAGGCGGTCGAGAAGATCCTCAACAAGCAGGTGGGCGAGGGCGATGTCGTCGTCATCCGCTACGAGGGGCCCAAGGGCGGACCGGGCATGCAGGAGATGCTGTACCCCACCTCGTTCTTGAAGGGCCGCGGTCTGGGCAAGAAGTGCGCGCTCATCACCGACGGCCGGTTCTCGGGCGGTACCAGCGGCCTGTCGATCGGTCACGTCTCGCCCGAGGCCGCGTCGGGCGGGGTGATCGCGCTGGTCGAGGACGGCGACACCGTCTCGATCGACATCCCGAGCCGCTCGCTCGTGCTCGAGGTGCCCGACGAGGTGCTCGCCGACCGGCGTCGCGCGCTGCTGGCGGCCGGCGGATACCGGCCGCGCACCCGCGTGCGCGAGGTGTCGGCGGCGCTGCGCGCGTACGCCGTGATGGCGCAGTCGGCCGACAAGGGCGCCGTGCGCGACGTCGATGCGGTGGAGCGCGCCATGGCACGGGTCGCGGCCGACGACGCGCTCGTGGAGGACGTCGCGAACGCCTGA
- a CDS encoding helix-turn-helix transcriptional regulator: MVVDPRRRELGAFLRSRRERLDRTALGLPPGTRGRTTGLRREEVSVDSGVSITWYTWLEQGRDIHPSRQVLLAVADALRLTEAERRYVLDLAGYAPPRPARVEEAPAHVQRLMDALPHPAYALAPDWGMAGWNAAYERLYPPIADVARGERNLLWLVFTDPYVRQLLDDWDVTSRCFLAEFRAEVARSPGPHVAQLVQALVEASPEFRAGWESYDIGGFESRERVFHLPDGRAATFEHHQLRPSDRPDLQVVLYTPV, from the coding sequence ATGGTGGTCGATCCGCGGCGTCGTGAACTAGGTGCGTTCCTGCGTTCGCGCCGCGAACGGCTCGACCGCACAGCGCTCGGCCTGCCGCCGGGCACGCGCGGACGAACCACGGGGCTGCGCCGCGAAGAGGTCAGTGTCGACTCGGGGGTGAGCATCACCTGGTACACGTGGCTCGAGCAGGGCCGCGACATCCACCCCTCCCGCCAGGTGCTGCTCGCGGTCGCCGATGCCCTGCGGCTCACCGAAGCCGAACGACGCTACGTGCTCGATCTCGCCGGCTACGCCCCGCCACGCCCGGCGCGGGTCGAAGAGGCGCCGGCACACGTGCAGCGGCTCATGGACGCCCTCCCCCATCCGGCCTATGCGCTCGCGCCCGACTGGGGCATGGCCGGATGGAACGCGGCGTATGAGCGGCTGTATCCGCCGATCGCCGACGTCGCCCGCGGCGAGCGCAACCTGCTGTGGCTCGTGTTCACCGACCCGTACGTGCGGCAGTTGCTGGATGACTGGGATGTCACCAGCCGGTGCTTTCTCGCCGAGTTCCGCGCCGAGGTGGCCCGGTCGCCCGGGCCGCATGTGGCGCAGCTCGTGCAGGCGCTCGTCGAGGCGAGCCCGGAGTTCCGTGCCGGGTGGGAGTCGTACGACATCGGCGGCTTCGAGTCCCGCGAGCGCGTGTTCCACCTGCCCGACGGCCGGGCCGCGACGTTCGAGCACCATCAGCTGCGCCCGTCCGACCGCCCCGACCTGCAGGTCGTGCTCTACACGCCGGTGTAG
- a CDS encoding penicillin-binding transpeptidase domain-containing protein: MPISSPSRWTLRLAAAATLCVLASSLSACTATNEPDTAALRKALVSGDFSHVRLSGASASQAQEEYSGIVKGLGDMKPTVKIDAPDIEDDRGTAVAHWSWPAGAQKWTYTTTVKTTKKDGEWYVDWSPAIVQPDLHTGDVLRRTTQAPPRADILGSDGDALITSRPVVTYGIDKSHITLDQALASARELAPLVGVDADDFVGRVKSGGEKQFVQAITYREADVPSGAAHATDITGVLAMPGSMQLGPYRGFASPLLGAVGPVTAEIMEKNPGKYEATDTVGLSGLEQRYDERLRGTVGVQISRVPQAGDPTTLFTAEPKPGEPLQTTLDEHLQTIAESALKDIGPASALVAIRPSDGAILAAANGPGTGAFNAAMNGQVPPGSTFKMFDTLALLRAGLTPDSKVDCTDEAVVDGYKFVNDSWYPSSATGKIPLKTAIAQSCNTAMINARNKIGDVTDAAQSLGFGIADVPGVDSFPGQIPEAGSVTEAAADVIGQGKVLASPVAMAAGIASIQAGHTVVPTLFPSQQGKVPDSVTPLSTEEARQLKTIFRQPVVDGTAVVLKDVPGTPVIAKTGTAEFTQDGKSEVHAWMVAAQDDLAVAVFVDTGSSGADTAGPIAKEFLTAAR; this comes from the coding sequence GTGCCGATCTCTTCTCCGTCCCGGTGGACGTTGCGCCTCGCTGCGGCCGCGACGCTCTGTGTTCTCGCCTCTTCGCTCTCCGCGTGCACCGCCACGAACGAGCCCGATACGGCGGCACTGCGCAAGGCGCTCGTGTCGGGAGACTTCAGCCATGTGCGGCTGAGCGGCGCATCGGCGTCGCAGGCGCAGGAGGAGTACTCCGGCATCGTGAAGGGCCTGGGCGATATGAAGCCCACGGTGAAGATCGACGCCCCCGACATCGAAGACGACCGCGGCACCGCCGTTGCCCACTGGAGCTGGCCGGCCGGTGCACAGAAGTGGACCTACACGACCACGGTGAAGACGACGAAGAAGGACGGCGAGTGGTACGTGGACTGGTCGCCGGCGATCGTCCAGCCCGACCTTCACACCGGTGACGTGCTGCGTCGTACGACGCAGGCTCCTCCGCGCGCAGACATCCTCGGCAGCGATGGCGACGCGCTGATCACGAGCCGTCCGGTTGTGACCTACGGCATCGACAAGAGCCACATCACGCTGGACCAAGCGCTCGCATCGGCGCGCGAACTGGCGCCGCTCGTCGGAGTCGACGCCGACGACTTCGTGGGGCGGGTGAAATCGGGTGGCGAGAAGCAATTCGTGCAGGCGATCACCTATCGCGAGGCCGACGTCCCGTCGGGGGCGGCCCATGCAACCGACATCACCGGTGTGCTTGCGATGCCGGGTTCGATGCAGCTCGGGCCGTACCGGGGGTTCGCGAGTCCACTGCTCGGCGCGGTCGGCCCGGTCACCGCAGAGATCATGGAGAAGAACCCCGGTAAGTACGAGGCGACCGACACGGTCGGGCTCAGCGGACTGGAGCAGCGCTACGACGAGCGCTTGAGGGGAACGGTGGGCGTGCAGATCAGCCGGGTGCCGCAGGCCGGAGACCCGACCACGCTCTTCACGGCAGAGCCGAAGCCCGGAGAGCCGCTGCAGACGACCCTGGACGAACACCTGCAGACCATCGCCGAGTCAGCGCTGAAAGACATCGGTCCCGCCAGCGCCCTGGTGGCGATTCGCCCGAGCGACGGAGCGATCCTGGCGGCGGCCAACGGTCCGGGAACGGGCGCGTTCAACGCGGCGATGAACGGGCAGGTGCCGCCCGGGTCGACGTTCAAGATGTTCGACACGCTCGCACTCCTTCGCGCCGGATTGACCCCCGACTCGAAGGTCGACTGCACCGACGAGGCCGTCGTCGACGGCTACAAGTTCGTGAACGACTCCTGGTATCCCTCGTCCGCAACCGGAAAGATCCCGCTGAAGACGGCGATCGCCCAGTCGTGCAACACCGCGATGATCAACGCTCGCAACAAGATCGGCGACGTCACCGACGCCGCCCAGAGCCTGGGATTCGGCATTGCGGACGTTCCGGGCGTCGACAGTTTTCCGGGTCAGATCCCCGAGGCCGGGTCTGTCACCGAGGCCGCCGCCGACGTGATCGGCCAGGGCAAGGTGCTCGCCTCGCCCGTGGCCATGGCCGCCGGCATCGCATCGATCCAGGCCGGCCACACCGTCGTTCCGACGCTGTTCCCCTCGCAGCAGGGAAAGGTGCCCGACTCCGTGACGCCCCTGAGCACCGAGGAGGCCCGGCAGCTGAAGACGATCTTCCGGCAGCCGGTCGTAGACGGCACCGCCGTCGTTTTGAAAGACGTGCCCGGCACGCCCGTCATCGCGAAGACCGGCACCGCCGAGTTCACGCAGGACGGAAAGTCCGAGGTCCACGCGTGGATGGTCGCGGCCCAAGACGACCTTGCGGTGGCCGTCTTCGTCGACACGGGCAGCAGCGGTGCCGACACCGCGGGCCCCATCGCGAAGGAGTTCCTGACCGCGGCCCGCTGA